A region from the Francisella orientalis FNO12 genome encodes:
- a CDS encoding SurA N-terminal domain-containing protein: MKRLLTSVIITLLTVSSGLSDISSSLFQNSFNSSIDAPTDSSGMSEDKRHLVNKTVAIVNSKPITSFGLDREVAKLEVMNPNSNFNADSLQLRREALQELISQSVLLQLAERNNIIISNQQLDAAIKDIAAKNGVSVESLKLNVEASGMSFDSYKRRIREQLMVSQLQQQAISQQVYVSLEEIQKYIKKHQEQFDREMAPVKLYTLKNLIVALPYSKKAQQKKIDLFKKLVIAVNKDYVDFSEVVKQFSQAPNATYGGIVSQQVKFDSIPSMYQEYVKDLKEHQVSKPFIVNHTLQMIYIDNIDEKAPILSKKVTKYYVYAIEIKLDGGMTEEGAKSSLDRARLAIESGQDFTKVALKYNQDYDHANGRFRWVSRLDSPPAIPPAAFAKLESMKEGEISEPFQADPKTWIIMKYTKVKEHDAAEELKEQKALEAIFSEKAQQVYKTWLTSMKDDAYIDILEDDLKTPELY, encoded by the coding sequence ATGAAGAGGCTGTTGACTTCAGTTATTATTACATTGCTGACTGTCTCTAGCGGTCTATCAGATATATCCTCTAGCTTATTTCAAAACTCTTTTAATTCTAGTATCGATGCACCAACAGACTCATCAGGAATGTCAGAAGATAAAAGACATCTTGTTAACAAAACAGTAGCAATAGTTAATAGTAAACCTATTACTTCTTTTGGGTTAGATCGAGAGGTTGCGAAACTTGAAGTTATGAATCCAAATTCAAACTTTAATGCTGATTCATTACAACTTAGAAGAGAAGCATTGCAGGAGTTGATATCTCAGAGTGTATTGTTACAATTAGCTGAACGAAATAATATAATAATTTCTAATCAACAACTTGATGCTGCAATAAAAGATATAGCAGCAAAAAATGGAGTTTCGGTTGAGTCTCTAAAATTAAATGTTGAAGCTTCAGGTATGTCTTTTGATAGCTATAAGAGAAGAATTAGAGAGCAACTCATGGTTAGTCAGTTACAACAGCAAGCTATTTCTCAACAAGTATATGTTTCACTAGAAGAAATTCAAAAGTATATTAAGAAACATCAAGAGCAATTTGATAGAGAAATGGCTCCTGTTAAGCTTTACACTTTAAAAAATCTTATTGTAGCTTTACCATATTCAAAAAAAGCTCAACAAAAGAAAATAGACTTATTTAAGAAACTGGTAATTGCAGTTAACAAAGACTATGTTGATTTTTCTGAAGTGGTCAAGCAGTTTTCTCAAGCTCCTAATGCTACTTATGGAGGTATTGTTAGTCAACAAGTTAAATTTGATTCAATACCTAGTATGTATCAAGAGTATGTAAAAGATTTGAAAGAGCACCAAGTATCAAAGCCTTTTATTGTAAATCATACATTACAAATGATATACATAGATAACATTGATGAAAAAGCGCCGATATTAAGTAAAAAAGTTACTAAGTACTATGTTTATGCTATTGAAATAAAATTAGATGGCGGTATGACAGAGGAAGGCGCTAAGAGTTCTTTAGATCGTGCAAGACTTGCTATAGAGAGTGGGCAAGATTTTACAAAGGTGGCTCTTAAATATAACCAAGATTATGATCATGCTAATGGTAGATTTAGATGGGTTTCTAGGTTAGATAGCCCGCCCGCGATACCGCCGGCAGCGTTTGCAAAACTAGAATCAATGAAAGAGGGAGAAATTTCTGAGCCATTCCAAGCAGATCCTAAGACTTGGATCATTATGAAATATACAAAAGTTAAAGAGCATGATGCTGCAGAAGAGCTTAAAGAGCAAAAAGCTTTAGAAGCTATCTTCTCTGAGAAAGCCCAACAAGTTTATAAGACATGGTTAACCTCAATGAAAGATGATGCGTATATTGATATATTAGAAGATGATTTAAAAACACCAGAACTTTATTAA
- the accB gene encoding acetyl-CoA carboxylase biotin carboxyl carrier protein, translating to MDLLKAIDRVAEILNSSDIKEIRVKDGGSSIFMTKNNTAATVVSAVPAVSNVTSAAPVAASTPSAASAPKQAEVSSEISGEEIKSPMVGTFYGASSPDAAPYVKEGQEVKKGDVLCIIEAMKIMNKIEAEKAGKIVKVIAKDSDPVQFDQPLFIIE from the coding sequence ATGGATTTATTAAAAGCGATAGATAGAGTGGCAGAGATTCTTAACTCGAGTGATATCAAAGAGATTAGAGTTAAAGATGGTGGCTCAAGTATTTTTATGACAAAAAATAATACTGCTGCTACGGTTGTATCAGCGGTTCCTGCTGTGAGTAATGTAACATCTGCAGCACCTGTTGCGGCAAGTACTCCATCTGCAGCGTCAGCTCCTAAGCAAGCTGAAGTATCTTCAGAGATCAGTGGTGAGGAGATTAAATCTCCTATGGTTGGTACTTTCTACGGCGCTTCATCGCCTGATGCAGCACCTTATGTTAAAGAAGGTCAAGAAGTTAAAAAAGGTGATGTTCTTTGTATAATTGAAGCAATGAAGATTATGAATAAGATTGAAGCTGAAAAAGCTGGCAAGATCGTTAAAGTAATCGCTAAAGATAGTGATCCTGTTCAATTCGATCAACCTTTATTTATTATTGAATAA
- the epmA gene encoding EF-P lysine aminoacylase EpmA: MSLENIKKRAEYLDKIRSYFKSLGVLEVDTPLAYEFGVTDPFIDVFSIKTVSGKKYLQSSPEYAMKRLLAAGSGSIYQICKAFRDEPCGRFHKHEFTMIEWYRVGFDYLQLMQEMENLFLALKPNLNFIYLSYYEAFEKHYEINPHNISLEHLQDIVKETVGDIQGLSNLTIADCLDILFSYKIERNLNQKDTIYFIYDYTIHQSALARKIYNQNQQLVTTRFEVFSNGIELANGYYELIDKDEQLKRFNSDLEIRKQQNKGSLDIDHKLLNCIENMPECSGVALGFDRLLMSLENIDKIQDLSIID; this comes from the coding sequence ATGAGCCTGGAAAATATTAAAAAACGTGCAGAATACTTAGATAAGATTCGCTCTTACTTTAAAAGCTTAGGTGTATTAGAAGTAGATACACCCTTAGCTTATGAATTTGGTGTAACAGATCCTTTTATAGATGTTTTTAGCATTAAGACAGTTTCTGGCAAAAAATATCTCCAAAGCTCCCCAGAGTATGCAATGAAAAGGCTATTAGCCGCAGGTAGCGGTAGTATATATCAAATTTGTAAAGCATTCCGTGATGAGCCTTGTGGACGATTCCATAAGCATGAATTTACAATGATAGAGTGGTATCGAGTAGGTTTTGACTATCTGCAACTAATGCAAGAGATGGAGAATTTATTCTTAGCGCTTAAACCAAATTTAAACTTCATATATTTAAGTTATTATGAAGCATTTGAAAAGCATTATGAAATTAATCCTCACAATATTTCTCTGGAACATTTACAAGATATAGTCAAAGAAACAGTTGGAGATATTCAAGGACTATCAAATCTAACCATTGCAGATTGTTTAGATATACTTTTTAGTTATAAAATTGAAAGAAACCTTAACCAAAAAGATACTATTTATTTTATTTATGATTATACAATCCACCAATCGGCACTTGCTAGAAAAATATATAATCAAAATCAACAACTAGTAACTACAAGATTTGAAGTATTTAGTAATGGTATTGAACTAGCAAATGGATACTATGAACTAATTGATAAAGATGAACAGCTCAAGCGCTTCAATAGTGATCTCGAAATAAGGAAACAACAAAATAAAGGTTCTTTAGATATAGATCATAAACTTCTAAACTGTATAGAAAATATGCCAGAATGTTCAGGAGTAGCATTAGGTTTTGATAGACTTCTTATGAGTTTAGAAAATATTGATAAAATACAAGATCTGAGTATTATAGATTAA
- the rsmA gene encoding 16S rRNA (adenine(1518)-N(6)/adenine(1519)-N(6))-dimethyltransferase RsmA — protein MQYKTKAKKALGQNFLQDENIIRKIVQLANIKKDDVVLEIGPGLGALTRYILKCSNNVSVVEFDASVIDTLLQNCQKYGEPKVFNEDFLKFDLDIVRTESQQKLKLIGNLPYNISSPILFKVVEQSDKIIDAHFMLQKEVVERIISQPNSKTYGRLSVILQYHFDCTMILKIPPEVFYPQPKVDSAILRLKPKANKLVINDYIFFENIVKQSFAQRRKNLHNNLKGILKELDIDPNTLPVDTKLRSENLSMEDFVSLANFLK, from the coding sequence ATGCAATACAAAACAAAAGCTAAAAAAGCATTAGGTCAAAATTTTCTACAAGACGAAAACATAATAAGAAAGATAGTCCAATTAGCTAATATTAAAAAGGATGATGTTGTTCTTGAAATAGGTCCTGGTTTGGGGGCATTGACACGCTATATACTTAAATGCTCTAACAATGTTAGTGTTGTTGAGTTTGATGCTAGTGTCATTGATACTTTGTTACAAAATTGTCAAAAATATGGCGAACCCAAAGTCTTTAATGAGGATTTTTTAAAGTTTGATTTGGATATTGTAAGAACGGAGTCGCAACAGAAGTTAAAGCTTATTGGTAATTTGCCTTATAATATTTCCTCACCAATATTATTTAAAGTAGTTGAACAGAGTGACAAAATTATTGATGCTCATTTTATGTTGCAGAAGGAAGTTGTTGAGAGAATTATATCTCAACCAAATTCGAAAACTTATGGTCGATTATCAGTGATTTTACAGTATCATTTTGATTGTACTATGATATTAAAGATTCCTCCGGAAGTTTTTTATCCACAACCAAAAGTTGACTCAGCAATTTTGCGCCTTAAACCAAAAGCTAATAAGTTGGTTATAAACGATTATATTTTTTTTGAAAATATTGTTAAACAAAGCTTTGCGCAACGCAGAAAAAATCTGCATAATAATCTTAAGGGAATATTAAAAGAACTTGATATTGATCCTAATACTTTGCCTGTAGATACTAAGCTCAGATCAGAAAATTTGAGTATGGAGGACTTTGTTAGTTTAGCAAACTTTTTAAAATAA
- a CDS encoding helix-turn-helix domain-containing protein yields the protein MHNFQTFLKTTREAKELQIETVADAINLSVQTIEIIEEANNNSLLQNSSSVLKNQIRRYCEYLEIPEKKIVSMLNKIDVLYYKKSRYGKLKFFDYLNRLAILIIAIAIIVLVGKYIKENMYIASTEEGHKSSIIYTPINYDLNEPNQQPITDNSSASDNNVSITQNNTLTSNDEMSSGSSVAMESKEHHQDTASNSMAAHPPATANMNNIVIDDDIDSSK from the coding sequence ATGCATAATTTTCAAACTTTTCTTAAAACGACTAGAGAAGCAAAAGAACTTCAGATAGAAACAGTGGCAGATGCTATAAATTTGTCAGTGCAAACTATTGAGATAATTGAAGAAGCTAATAATAATTCATTATTACAGAACTCTAGTAGTGTACTTAAAAATCAGATCAGAAGATATTGCGAATACTTAGAAATTCCTGAGAAGAAGATAGTATCAATGCTTAACAAAATTGATGTTTTGTATTATAAGAAGTCTCGTTATGGGAAGTTAAAGTTTTTTGATTATTTGAATAGGTTAGCGATTCTTATAATAGCAATAGCAATAATTGTTTTGGTTGGCAAATATATCAAAGAAAATATGTATATAGCGAGCACAGAAGAGGGTCATAAATCATCTATAATATATACACCGATTAATTATGATCTGAATGAACCAAATCAACAGCCTATTACTGATAACTCCTCTGCTTCTGATAATAATGTATCTATCACTCAAAATAATACATTAACCTCAAACGATGAGATGAGCAGCGGCTCTTCTGTAGCAATGGAATCAAAAGAACATCATCAGGATACTGCTAGCAATAGTATGGCAGCTCATCCACCAGCAACTGCAAATATGAATAATATTGTCATAGATGATGATATTGATAGTAGTAAATAA
- the accC gene encoding acetyl-CoA carboxylase biotin carboxylase subunit, with protein sequence MIKKVLIANRGEIALRILRACIELGIKTVAVYSTADANLMHVKLADEAVCIGPAAPNLSYLNIQAIIAAAEITSADAIHPGYGFLSENAKFAKAVEESGFIFIGPRAENIEVMGDKVEAIKYMKKAGVPCVPGSGGPLGSDEKKNLEIAEQIGYPVIIKAAGGGGGRGMSIVRKKEDLISAISLTKSEARIAFNNDMVYMEKFLENPRHIEIQVFGDGQGNAIYLFERDCSTQRRHQKVIEEAPAIGLSYEQRKRIGEQCVNACKILKYRGAGTFEFLYENGEFYFIEMNTRIQVEHPVTESITSTDLIKEQLKVASGLGLAWKQEDIAIVGHAIECRINAEDPERMIPSPGKIDMYHAPAGPRVRVDSHIYSGYTVPPNYDSMIAKVIVRGHDRQTALQKMRAALEEMVISGIKTNIPLHQEILNHEEFIKGGTNIHFLEKILEKKKQSK encoded by the coding sequence ATGATTAAAAAAGTATTAATTGCCAATAGAGGTGAGATAGCTCTTAGAATATTAAGAGCATGTATAGAGTTGGGGATTAAGACAGTAGCTGTATATTCAACTGCTGATGCTAATCTTATGCATGTAAAGTTAGCAGATGAAGCAGTTTGCATTGGTCCAGCTGCTCCTAATCTTAGTTACCTTAACATTCAAGCTATTATAGCAGCTGCTGAAATAACATCTGCAGATGCAATCCATCCAGGTTATGGTTTCTTATCTGAAAATGCAAAATTTGCAAAAGCAGTCGAAGAAAGTGGCTTCATATTTATTGGTCCACGTGCTGAAAACATCGAAGTAATGGGTGATAAAGTAGAAGCTATTAAGTATATGAAGAAAGCTGGAGTACCTTGCGTACCTGGTTCAGGTGGTCCATTAGGAAGTGATGAAAAGAAAAACTTAGAAATCGCTGAGCAAATTGGCTATCCTGTTATCATCAAAGCTGCTGGTGGTGGAGGCGGTCGTGGTATGAGCATCGTTAGAAAGAAAGAAGATTTGATTAGTGCTATCTCTCTTACTAAGAGTGAAGCAAGAATTGCTTTCAATAACGACATGGTATACATGGAGAAATTCTTAGAAAACCCACGTCATATTGAAATTCAAGTTTTCGGAGATGGGCAAGGTAATGCTATTTACTTATTTGAGAGAGATTGTTCAACTCAAAGAAGACACCAAAAGGTTATCGAAGAAGCTCCTGCAATCGGCTTGAGTTATGAGCAGAGAAAGCGTATTGGTGAACAGTGTGTTAATGCTTGTAAAATACTTAAATATCGTGGTGCTGGTACTTTTGAATTCTTATATGAAAATGGAGAGTTTTATTTCATCGAGATGAATACCAGAATTCAGGTTGAGCATCCAGTAACGGAGTCTATAACTTCTACAGATCTTATCAAAGAACAGCTCAAAGTTGCATCTGGCTTAGGATTAGCTTGGAAACAAGAAGATATTGCTATCGTTGGACATGCTATTGAGTGTAGAATTAATGCTGAAGATCCTGAGAGAATGATACCATCTCCAGGCAAGATAGATATGTATCATGCTCCAGCGGGTCCAAGAGTGCGTGTAGATTCACACATATATTCTGGTTATACTGTACCACCAAATTATGATTCAATGATAGCAAAAGTAATTGTGCGTGGACATGATAGACAAACTGCATTACAGAAAATGCGTGCTGCACTTGAAGAAATGGTAATTAGTGGCATCAAAACTAATATACCTCTTCATCAAGAAATTCTTAATCATGAAGAATTCATCAAAGGTGGAACTAACATACATTTCTTAGAGAAAATATTAGAAAAGAAAAAACAGTCTAAGTAA
- a CDS encoding biotin--[acetyl-CoA-carboxylase] ligase, giving the protein MKNHKYIKTALNTVIDDIRVEHFSTIGSTNDYLLERELSHKYHFCYAEQQTKGRGRRGDKWISDNNDNIYSTLAFSCNFNINEDSFISIKVALGVLETIKKYILVDQQEKLKIKLPNDIYFEDHKLAGILIETKNIKKDSFDIIIGIGINVNMTNIKEDIDRQWTSLSIINNYEIDSSKVIVDLVRYVINNFEKSYLDTLEAFSKYDYTLNKKITFNYSSENFQGIAKGVTDNLMLKILDDNNNLHEFDLGNISKIRVI; this is encoded by the coding sequence ATGAAAAATCATAAATATATTAAGACAGCTCTCAATACAGTTATTGATGATATACGTGTTGAACATTTCTCTACAATAGGCTCAACCAATGACTATTTACTAGAAAGAGAGCTATCACATAAATATCATTTTTGCTATGCAGAGCAACAAACAAAAGGGCGTGGACGTCGTGGCGATAAATGGATCTCTGATAATAATGATAACATTTACTCAACATTAGCATTTAGCTGTAACTTTAACATCAATGAAGACTCTTTTATAAGCATTAAAGTAGCACTAGGAGTTTTAGAAACTATCAAGAAATATATTCTGGTTGATCAACAAGAAAAACTAAAAATAAAACTACCAAATGATATTTATTTTGAAGATCATAAATTAGCAGGAATACTCATTGAAACTAAAAATATCAAAAAAGATAGTTTTGATATTATTATTGGTATCGGTATAAATGTAAATATGACAAATATTAAAGAAGATATTGATAGGCAATGGACATCACTATCCATAATTAATAATTATGAGATAGACTCATCCAAAGTTATAGTCGATTTAGTAAGATATGTTATTAATAATTTTGAGAAATCTTACTTAGATACTCTAGAAGCTTTTTCAAAGTATGATTACACGCTAAACAAAAAGATCACCTTTAACTATTCAAGTGAGAATTTCCAAGGGATCGCAAAAGGTGTTACTGATAATCTAATGCTAAAAATTTTAGATGATAATAACAATCTTCACGAGTTTGATCTAGGAAATATCAGCAAGATAAGAGTTATATAA
- the aroQ gene encoding type II 3-dehydroquinate dehydratase, with product MDILVINGPNLNLLGKRQPHIYGNKTIEDINNELYKTAHNNNVTIDFFQSNHEGEIIDKIHQSAAKIVIINLAAYTHTSIAIRDAFLAINKPFIEIHLSNIYNREEFRTKSLLSDIAYGCIFGFGPNGYTLALIEAINYINMKGE from the coding sequence ATGGATATTTTAGTTATTAACGGACCAAATCTTAATCTTCTAGGAAAGAGACAGCCTCATATATATGGCAATAAAACTATTGAGGATATCAATAATGAATTGTATAAAACAGCACATAATAATAATGTGACTATTGATTTCTTCCAGAGTAATCATGAGGGAGAAATTATTGATAAAATTCATCAATCAGCCGCAAAAATAGTAATTATTAACCTTGCAGCATATACACATACAAGCATTGCAATACGAGATGCTTTCTTGGCGATAAACAAGCCTTTTATTGAAATACATTTGTCTAATATATATAATAGAGAAGAGTTTAGGACAAAGTCGCTTCTATCGGATATCGCTTATGGGTGCATATTTGGGTTTGGGCCAAACGGATATACATTAGCGCTAATAGAAGCAATTAACTATATTAATATGAAAGGAGAGTAG
- a CDS encoding symmetrical bis(5'-nucleosyl)-tetraphosphatase, whose product MATYVIGDVQGCYDELQLLLQDIKFNKRKDKLIFAGDILNKGPKSLETVNFIMSLGESAQVVLGNHEILFLAVSYNYLPLSSKNTFNDIVKAKNLKEIQEWLCNQSLLVKVNNTFIVHAGIPHIWSPKKALKRANEVEFVLKNPTTRRLLLANLFNNEIEKRNKELEGIDRWLCILNYFTRMRTIDKNGRLNLKFSSTIDQVPENFKPWFKLKHKKFENKYKIIFGHWAAIKGETKDSDTIALDTGCVFGGRLSCYCVETNKRYGVKALKSYKDI is encoded by the coding sequence ATGGCTACATATGTTATTGGTGACGTACAGGGCTGTTATGATGAGCTCCAACTGTTATTGCAAGATATAAAGTTTAACAAGCGTAAAGATAAGCTTATTTTTGCAGGAGATATTTTAAATAAGGGACCAAAGTCTCTTGAGACAGTTAATTTCATAATGTCTTTAGGAGAATCAGCGCAAGTTGTCTTAGGCAATCATGAGATATTATTTTTAGCAGTTAGTTATAATTATTTACCATTAAGTAGTAAGAATACATTTAATGATATTGTCAAAGCTAAGAATTTAAAAGAAATTCAAGAGTGGTTGTGTAATCAGTCTCTTCTAGTAAAAGTAAATAACACTTTTATAGTTCATGCAGGAATTCCACATATTTGGTCGCCTAAAAAAGCTCTTAAAAGAGCCAATGAAGTAGAATTCGTATTAAAAAATCCAACAACAAGAAGACTTTTGTTAGCTAATCTTTTTAATAATGAAATAGAAAAGAGGAATAAAGAGCTAGAAGGTATTGATAGATGGTTATGTATCCTCAATTATTTTACTAGAATGAGAACAATAGATAAAAATGGAAGATTAAATCTTAAATTTAGTTCAACAATTGATCAAGTACCAGAAAATTTTAAGCCATGGTTTAAACTTAAACATAAGAAATTTGAAAATAAATATAAGATAATTTTCGGTCATTGGGCAGCCATCAAAGGAGAGACAAAAGATAGTGATACTATAGCGTTGGATACAGGCTGTGTTTTTGGTGGTAGGTTAAGCTGTTATTGTGTAGAGACTAATAAGCGTTACGGTGTTAAAGCTTTGAAAAGCTATAAGGATATTTAG
- a CDS encoding mechanosensitive ion channel family protein yields MNVLNNVLLRVENYSTLYILFIDFLLCFALCVVISILGSILVIKYKNTIRFTFVKSFKLTLYLIIWSYFIKTCVDLPVVVHLPNYKEVIIQYSDKIFDFCIYLAIIISLFEFLYNSKNISIEKKKAQNKDSYSDFRDINAIYKAFELGAVAISVILILAAFNVPLTALGAFSGVAFAGLTFSQSTLITNFFGGLFVIFNRKYSEGDVISSDINSSIKFSGTIKKIGTLTTQVDNYETAPMHIPNSVFLNTCITTTSRRTHRRIVQFITIDYKYIDKIPVIKEKILAVLKSHPNIDQNKTVSVSLASSGSNISGRSEGGFGTNGINLQVYAMVKKVFFVDFITAQDEVFLSIAKELRDLNVEFAINPITLHK; encoded by the coding sequence ATGAATGTTTTAAATAATGTTTTATTAAGAGTAGAAAATTATTCTACTCTGTATATTCTATTTATAGATTTTTTATTATGCTTTGCTCTTTGTGTAGTTATTTCTATACTTGGTAGCATTCTTGTTATCAAGTATAAAAATACAATCAGGTTCACATTTGTTAAATCATTTAAGCTAACATTATATCTTATAATCTGGTCTTACTTTATCAAAACTTGTGTTGATTTACCTGTAGTAGTTCATCTCCCAAATTATAAAGAAGTTATAATTCAGTATTCAGATAAAATTTTTGATTTTTGTATATATTTAGCAATTATTATTAGTTTATTTGAGTTTTTGTATAATAGTAAGAATATCTCTATTGAAAAGAAAAAAGCACAAAATAAAGATTCATATAGTGACTTCAGAGATATTAATGCTATATATAAAGCTTTTGAACTAGGAGCTGTCGCTATCTCTGTTATATTAATCTTAGCAGCATTTAATGTACCCTTAACTGCTTTAGGAGCTTTTAGTGGTGTAGCTTTTGCTGGCTTAACTTTTTCTCAAAGTACACTGATTACAAATTTCTTTGGTGGATTATTTGTTATATTTAATCGCAAGTATTCTGAGGGTGATGTTATTTCATCAGACATCAATTCATCGATTAAGTTTAGTGGAACTATTAAAAAAATAGGTACTCTTACAACACAGGTTGATAATTATGAAACAGCGCCAATGCATATTCCAAATTCGGTGTTTTTAAATACATGTATAACAACAACTTCGCGTCGTACTCATAGAAGGATAGTACAGTTTATAACTATTGATTATAAATACATAGATAAAATACCAGTTATAAAAGAAAAAATTCTTGCAGTGCTCAAGTCTCATCCTAATATTGATCAGAATAAAACAGTATCAGTATCACTGGCTTCTAGTGGTAGTAATATTTCGGGTAGATCAGAGGGTGGCTTTGGAACTAATGGTATTAATTTACAAGTTTATGCTATGGTAAAGAAGGTATTTTTTGTTGATTTTATAACAGCTCAAGATGAAGTGTTTTTAAGCATTGCAAAAGAGTTAAGAGATTTGAACGTCGAGTTTGCAATAAATCCAATTACTTTGCATAAGTAG
- the recJ gene encoding single-stranded-DNA-specific exonuclease RecJ: MLIKQKQINQKVLDTLLSKSYDLFSAPIISSRVSNFENIDLILRGSIKDLSSPFLFKDIDKAVDRLFQALQNNEVIGLETDHDCDGQTSHAILYEALTKIFNYPKNKIRSYIGHRMQEGYGLSESLMNRILTDSIRPNLIITADNGSTDEPRIAVLKQNGIDTIVTDHHGIPPEGPPKSAIAILNPTQHDCNYPDKAIAGCMVAWLFMAALRRKYLQNGKSLSKSYGLSNLLDFVAIGTVADCVNMANSHNNRIVTKLGIEQLKNNDRLCWDFLDKDKLSSEYISFSIAPLLNSDGRVSDALGSVSFLLENDKRRIKETFENLTKQNSQRKEIQKKLTHEAITKAHQLDNNNNSLCILLNDGHSGIHGITASRVKEMFGKPVIIFSETRNDPNIISGSARSVDSINIKTILDTIARKSPTLMIKYGGHKGAAGLIINKSDFDTFYDLFESEIINFVKNNSISLEPILEYDFELEENDFKLQTLEKIESLEPFGREFEKPLFCNSFTIENLRLVGKDKNHAQLVLRYKNIPSIKAIWFNASENKIIERIAIGDTIKACYELQKEEFLGQINLSLNIKLIEK; this comes from the coding sequence ATGCTAATAAAACAAAAACAGATTAATCAAAAAGTTTTAGATACTTTATTATCAAAAAGTTATGACTTATTTTCGGCACCGATTATCTCTTCTAGAGTAAGTAATTTTGAAAATATTGATCTTATTCTGAGAGGATCTATCAAAGATCTATCATCTCCATTTCTATTCAAAGATATCGATAAAGCTGTAGATAGACTTTTTCAAGCATTACAAAATAATGAAGTCATTGGATTAGAAACTGATCATGACTGTGATGGGCAAACATCTCATGCGATTTTATATGAGGCTCTGACAAAGATATTTAACTATCCTAAAAATAAGATTCGCTCATATATAGGTCACAGAATGCAGGAAGGATATGGTCTATCAGAGTCTCTAATGAATAGAATATTAACAGATAGTATTAGACCAAATCTTATCATAACAGCTGACAATGGTTCAACAGATGAGCCTAGAATTGCTGTTCTTAAACAAAATGGAATAGACACTATTGTAACTGATCACCATGGTATTCCACCAGAAGGTCCTCCGAAAAGTGCTATAGCTATACTTAACCCAACCCAACATGATTGTAATTATCCTGACAAAGCTATAGCTGGCTGTATGGTTGCTTGGCTTTTTATGGCTGCTCTTCGTAGAAAATATCTGCAAAATGGTAAATCATTATCTAAGTCTTACGGATTAAGTAATTTACTTGATTTTGTTGCAATTGGTACAGTTGCAGACTGTGTTAACATGGCAAATAGTCACAATAACCGCATTGTTACAAAACTTGGTATAGAGCAACTAAAAAATAATGATCGTCTATGTTGGGACTTCTTAGATAAAGATAAACTATCAAGTGAGTATATCAGTTTCAGTATAGCTCCTTTGCTAAATAGTGACGGCAGAGTTTCTGATGCACTAGGGTCTGTTAGCTTTTTGCTTGAGAATGATAAACGTAGAATTAAAGAAACCTTCGAAAACCTAACTAAACAAAATAGCCAACGCAAAGAAATTCAAAAAAAGCTTACTCATGAAGCAATAACCAAAGCACATCAATTAGACAATAATAACAACTCATTATGTATACTACTTAATGATGGTCACTCTGGAATACATGGTATTACAGCAAGTAGAGTCAAAGAAATGTTTGGCAAACCTGTGATTATTTTTTCTGAAACACGAAATGATCCTAACATAATATCAGGCTCTGCTAGAAGTGTGGATAGTATTAATATTAAAACAATACTTGATACTATAGCACGTAAATCGCCTACTTTGATGATAAAGTATGGTGGCCATAAAGGTGCTGCTGGCTTAATAATTAACAAATCTGATTTCGATACTTTTTATGATTTATTTGAAAGTGAAATTATTAATTTCGTTAAAAACAATAGTATATCTTTAGAGCCTATTTTAGAGTATGATTTTGAGCTTGAAGAGAATGATTTCAAACTACAAACCCTAGAAAAGATAGAATCTCTTGAACCATTTGGCAGAGAATTTGAAAAACCTCTATTTTGCAATAGCTTCACTATAGAAAATCTACGTTTAGTTGGTAAAGATAAAAATCATGCTCAACTAGTTTTACGCTATAAAAATATTCCTTCAATCAAAGCAATATGGTTTAATGCTTCAGAAAATAAGATAATTGAACGAATAGCTATTGGCGATACTATAAAAGCCTGTTATGAACTACAAAAAGAAGAGTTCCTCGGGCAGATAAACTTATCTCTTAATATTAAACTTATCGAAAAATGA